The genome window CCGCCGCTCCTGGTCCTTGTACTGAAGCTGATAGAGCTTGTAGTAGAGGCCGCGATGGGCGAGCAGTTCCTGGTGCGTGCCTGACTCGCGGAGCTCTCCCTTGTGCAGCACCAGGATCGTGTTCATGTCCTGGATGGTCGAGAGGCGGTGTGCGATGGCGATCGTGGTGCGACCGGCCATGAGCACGTGCAGGGCGTCGCGGATCAGCAGTTCGGTCTCGGTGTCGACGCTGGATGTCGCCTCGTCCAGGATGAGGATGCGCGGATCGAAGGCGAGCGCGCGAGCGAACGACAGGAGCTGCTTCTGCCCGACCGAGAGCGTCGCGCCGCGCTCGGCGACCTTCGCCGCCAGGCCGTCGGGCAGGCGCTCGATGAAGCTGTCGGCGTGCACCGCGCGCGCGGCGTTCCACACCGCCGCATCCGTGATCGCCTCGTTGCCCAGCCGGATGTTGCCGCCGATCGTGCCCGAGAACAGGTGCACGTCCTGGAGGACCAGGCTGAACAGGGACCGAAGTTCCCGGAGGTCGATGCGGCGGATGTCCTCGCCGCCCACCAGGATCCGTCCCCTGCTCACGTCGTAGAAGCGCAGCAGCAGGTTGATGATCGTGGACTTGCCCGCCCCGGTCGCGCCCACGATCGCCACGCGCTCGCCCGCCGCGGCCTCGAACGAGAGGTCCTTCAGCACGTAGTTCGCGCCGTCGTAGGCGAACCACACGTCCTCGAACACGATCGACGGCTCTTTTTCCCTTTTGACCTTACCCTGTTGCCTTTTCCCGTTTTCCTCTTGCCATTCTTCCTCCGCGTACCCCTCGCGCCCGATCTCGACCGGCGTATCCAGCAGCAGGAAGATCCGCTCGGACGACACCATCGCGCCCTGCAGCACGTTGAACTTTTCCGAGAGGTCGCTGATCGGGCGGAAGAAGCGCTGCGAGTACTGGAGGAAGGCGACGAGCGCGCCCAGCGTGGCGGTCCCCTCGAGCACGCGGCCGCCGCCGTACCAGATGATCAGGGCCGCGGCCAGCGCGCCGATCACTTCGATCGCCGGGTAGAACACGGCGTAGTAGAAGATCGAGTCGATGTTCGCGTTGCGATGCGTCGCGTTGATCGTGTCGAAGGCGGCACACGTGCGCGGCTCGCGCCTGAACAGCTGGATCGTGGAGATGCCGCTGATGTGCTCCTGCAGGAACGCGTTGATGCGCGCGATCCAGATCCGGACGACGCGGTACGACTCGCGCACGTTGCGGCGGAACCACTGCGTCACGAGCCCGATGAGCGGCAGGACGAGGAACGACACGAGCGCCAGCCGCCAGTCCAGCGTGAGCATCACGATCATGATGCCCAGCAGCGTGAACAGGTCGCCGAACACCGTGACGACCCCGGACGTGAACATCTCGTTGAGGACGTCCACGTCCGTGGTGACCCGCGTCATCAGCCGGCCGACGGGGTTGCGGTCGTAGAAACGCACGTCCAGCCGCTGCAGGTGACCGTAAATCTGCATCCGCAGATCGAACATGACGCGCTGGCCGGTCAGCTGCATCGTGTAGGTCTGCACGTACTCGAGCGTGAAGGAGCCGAGCAGGACGAACAGGAATGCGAGCGCGACGCCGTTCAACCCCTGCAGGTCGCCGGCCGCGATGTAGCGGTCGATGGCAATCTTGGTCAGGTACGGCTGAGCGAGCTGCAGGACGGATGCGAAGATGATCGCCACGAGGGCGAGCGCCACCTGGGGGCGGTACGGCCGCAGGTACCCGAGCAGCCGCCGCATGAGGCGCGCGTCGTAGGCCTTTCCGATGACGTCTTCTTCGTGATGGAACGACGACATGCTAGCTCGCGGTCAGCTCCTCCTCGAGGAGCTGCTTGCGGTACAGCTCCGCGTACGCGCCCCCCTGCGCGACCAGCTCGTCGTGGCGGCCGCGCTCGCCGATCCGCCCCTCGTCGAGCACCAAAATCTGGTCCGCGTGGCGGACGGTGGACACCCGGTGCGAGACGATCAGCGACGTGCGCTGCTTCATGACCTGCTTGAGCCGCGTCAGGATTTCCTCCTCCGTATACGTGTCCACCGCCGACAGCGCGTCGTCCAGGACGAGGATGGGCGGGTCGGTCACGATCGCGCGCGCAATGGCGGTGCGCTGCTTCTGTCCCCCGGAGAGCGTGATCCCGCGCTCGCCGACCATCGTGTCGAAGCCCTTCGAGAAGGCCTCGATGTCCTTGTCGAGCCGCGCGACCGCCGCGGCCTCGCGGACCGCGGAAAGGACCGCGGAAAGTGGGACAGTCACACTTTCCTGTGAGCGAGCGGAAAGTGTGACTGTCCCACTTTCCGCCTCCACCCCCAGCGCGATGTTGTTGGCCACGGTGTCCGAGAACAGGAACGGCTCCTGCGGCACGAAGCCAATCGCCCTGCGGAGCACCGGGAGCGGGATGTCGCGGACGTCCACGCCGTCGATGAAGACGCTGCGCGGCGGCGGCTCGTGCAGGCGCGGCAGCAGCGACAGCAGCGCCGACTTGCCCGATCCGGTGGGCCCGACGAGCGCCACCGTCTGGCCGGGTTCGATCTTCGCCGAGACGCTGCGCAGAACGGGTTCGCCGGTCCCGTTGTAGCTGAACGTCAGATCCCTGATCTCGATGCCACCACGCGCGATGACCGGGACGACGGGGCGGCCCGGAGGCGCGTGGGTGATCACGGCGGGCTCGGCGTCCAGCACGTCGAGCATGCGTTTCCACGACGCCATCCCCCGCTGCATCATGTTCGTCACCCAGCCGAATGCAATCATCGGCCAGCTCAGCATCGCCAGGTACGAGTTGAACGCGACGAACTCGCCGAGCGTGATCCGGCCGCGGATCACTTCGCGGCTGCCTATCCAGAGCAGGAGCAGCGCGCCGAGGCCCAGGAACAGGGACATGCTGGGGAAGAACAGCCCCTGGATCCGGATGAGCGACCGGTTCCGGTCGAAATACTCCTGGTTGGCGGCCCTGAACCGCGCCAACTCGGCGTCCTCCTGCCGGTACGCGCGCACGACCCGGACGCCGGAGAGGGCTTCCTGCGCGACGGCCGTGATGTCGGCGAGTTGCTCCTGGATGCTCTCGAAGCGGCGGTGGATGACCGAACCGAAGTACTTGACCGAGATCGACACGAACGGCAGCGGGATCAGCGCGATGAGCGTCAGCCTCGCGTCGATCGAGATCATCAGCGTCAGCGCCACGACGAACACGATCAGCGTCGTCGTCGAGTACATGACGGCGGGGCCGATCATCATGCGGACGGCGCTGAGGTCGTTGGTGGCGCGCGACATGAGGTCGCCGGTCCTGCGCTCCTGGAAGTAGCTCACGGGCAGCTTCTGCAGGTGGCCGAAGAAGTCGTTGCGCAGGTCGTACTCGATGATCCGCGAGGCGCCGACGATGATGCGGCGCATCAGGAAGCGGAAGTAGCCACCGACGAGCGCAATGCCGAGGAGCGTGGCCGCGTAGGTGATGAGCTTGGCGCGGGTGACGCCCACGGTGAGATCGTCAATCGCGTATTTCAGGATCCACGGCGACGCGAGCGAGACGGCGGTCGTGATCGCGGCGCACGCGAGGCCGAGGGCGAACTGGCGCCTGACCCTGAGTGCGTACGGCAGCAGGCGGCGGAACGCGGTCCCCATCTCAACAAGTATATGTGCTATCCTTGATGAGCCTTCTCCCAGCAGGCTTCCCCTTAGACACCCTCGAGTCCGCTCGAGGCAATCGTGACACTTTTCGGGGCGCGAGGAGCCATGCGTACACGACTCTCGTTTGCCGTCGCGACGGCGTGCGGCGTTTTTCTCCTGGGGCTGATGACGTCGCCGGCCCACGCACAATACGGTGCCCGCCCCGCCTCGACGACTCCTCCCGGCGAGGACTATCACGTCGAGATCGCCGGCGGGTTCTGGAATCCCACTCCCGACATCGTCATCTCGAGTGAGGCGCTCGGCCGGGTCGGGAGCGAGATCGATTTCGTCAACGACCTCGGGCTCACGAAGAAGCAGTTCGGCGACCTTCGAATCGTCCTGCGCCCCACGAAGAAGTCGAAGTTCCGCATCGGCTACACGCCGGTGAAGTACACGCAGAGCGCCACGCTGACGCGCAGCATCGAGTTCAACGCCCAGCGCTTCGATATCAGCCTGCCGGTGGATTCCGAGCTGGAGTGGAAGCAGTGGCGCTTCGGCTACGAGTACGACTTCGTGTACAACGACAAGGGCTACGCGGGGCTGATCCTGGACGTGAAGTACACGGACGTGACCGCGACGCTGTCGAACAGGCTGGTCGGAACGGAATTCACGCACGCAAAGGCGCCCATCCCCGCGATTGGCGGCGTGGGGCGCGTGTACGTTCACCCGAGCGTGTCGATCACGTTCGAGCTGACGGCGTTGAAGGTTCCCACGATCCAGGAGAAGTACGAGGCGACGTTCATCGATTGGGACCTCAACAGCACGTTCAACATCAACCGCAACCTGGGCGCACAGGTCGGCTACCGCAGCCTCGGTGTCAACTACCTGTTCGACAAGGACACGGGAGACATGACGCTGAGGGGGCTCTACTTTGGGGGCGTCGCGAGGTTTTAGGGAAGAAACCGCGGGGGACGCCTTCCGCGTCCTCTGCGGTTCCCCCATGGACTAGTGCGGTGACACCCACACCCCCAGATACCGCCTGTCGGTACTCTTCGGGTCCACCTCTGACGGCCTGAACCCGCCGCGGGACACAATCCGCACGAGCGCGGCGCCGCGCTGCGGGTCGATGGGCACCTCCACTTCGCGTTCCTCGTCCGGGCGCAGCGATGCCGACTGCTTCCACGCGCCGTCTCCCGCCTGCAGTCCCACCTCGTTCGGCACGGGCCCGTTCCTGAGGAGGAGCGTCGAGCGGCTCCCCGCCTCCGGCTGGATCACGATGTCCGACTCCGCCCCGCCGCGAATCCAGAGCCCTTCCGGCTCGTTGAACGCGTCGCCATCGAGAAACCACACGAGCGTGCGGCCGTAGCGCCGTGCGGTGCTCGCGCGCGCGCGCGCCAGGCGCTCGCGGCGCGTCGCGACGTGCAGAGGCGTGAGGCTGCCCCGTTCCAGTCCCGCGCCGCGCAGGATGATCGCGGGCACGTCGACGGGCAGGAGAACGTCGAACGCCAGCCGCGGGCCATCGTCGCCGGCCGTGCCGGTCGCGATGGGTGTTCCAGAGCGGAGCACGAGCAGTTCGTACGCAGACCCTGGCTTCGCCTCGGCGCTGATGCGATATCTGCCCGCGGGAAACCATCCCGGGAGCACGAGCGCCGGCGGATTGTCGCCGCCGCGCATCCGAGGCGGCGATTCGATCGCGAGGGCCTGCAGGCCGGCGTCGACGGGCAGGCGCCGCACCTGCCTGCCGCGGTACTCGACCGCGATCCGCCGGTCGCCCTGTGCCGCGCTGAGGAGCTTCAGCTGCGAGGCCGACGGGCGCACGCCGGGCGAATCGTTCACGCGCCAGAGCACCAGGAGCATCGCCGTGCCGGCCGCGGCGTAGATCGCCATCATCAGCAGGGTGAACGCGCCGGTGCCGCGCACGCGGCGGTCGAGCCGGCGAAGCAGCACGAACGCGGCGACGAAGAGCGCAAGCGCGGCCAGGATC of Acidobacteriota bacterium contains these proteins:
- a CDS encoding ABC transporter ATP-binding protein, whose translation is MSSFHHEEDVIGKAYDARLMRRLLGYLRPYRPQVALALVAIIFASVLQLAQPYLTKIAIDRYIAAGDLQGLNGVALAFLFVLLGSFTLEYVQTYTMQLTGQRVMFDLRMQIYGHLQRLDVRFYDRNPVGRLMTRVTTDVDVLNEMFTSGVVTVFGDLFTLLGIMIVMLTLDWRLALVSFLVLPLIGLVTQWFRRNVRESYRVVRIWIARINAFLQEHISGISTIQLFRREPRTCAAFDTINATHRNANIDSIFYYAVFYPAIEVIGALAAALIIWYGGGRVLEGTATLGALVAFLQYSQRFFRPISDLSEKFNVLQGAMVSSERIFLLLDTPVEIGREGYAEEEWQEENGKRQQGKVKREKEPSIVFEDVWFAYDGANYVLKDLSFEAAAGERVAIVGATGAGKSTIINLLLRFYDVSRGRILVGGEDIRRIDLRELRSLFSLVLQDVHLFSGTIGGNIRLGNEAITDAAVWNAARAVHADSFIERLPDGLAAKVAERGATLSVGQKQLLSFARALAFDPRILILDEATSSVDTETELLIRDALHVLMAGRTTIAIAHRLSTIQDMNTILVLHKGELRESGTHQELLAHRGLYYKLYQLQYKDQERRPAGSARTAP
- a CDS encoding ABC transporter ATP-binding protein, whose translation is MGTAFRRLLPYALRVRRQFALGLACAAITTAVSLASPWILKYAIDDLTVGVTRAKLITYAATLLGIALVGGYFRFLMRRIIVGASRIIEYDLRNDFFGHLQKLPVSYFQERRTGDLMSRATNDLSAVRMMIGPAVMYSTTTLIVFVVALTLMISIDARLTLIALIPLPFVSISVKYFGSVIHRRFESIQEQLADITAVAQEALSGVRVVRAYRQEDAELARFRAANQEYFDRNRSLIRIQGLFFPSMSLFLGLGALLLLWIGSREVIRGRITLGEFVAFNSYLAMLSWPMIAFGWVTNMMQRGMASWKRMLDVLDAEPAVITHAPPGRPVVPVIARGGIEIRDLTFSYNGTGEPVLRSVSAKIEPGQTVALVGPTGSGKSALLSLLPRLHEPPPRSVFIDGVDVRDIPLPVLRRAIGFVPQEPFLFSDTVANNIALGVEAESGTVTLSARSQESVTVPLSAVLSAVREAAAVARLDKDIEAFSKGFDTMVGERGITLSGGQKQRTAIARAIVTDPPILVLDDALSAVDTYTEEEILTRLKQVMKQRTSLIVSHRVSTVRHADQILVLDEGRIGERGRHDELVAQGGAYAELYRKQLLEEELTAS